The Nymphaea colorata isolate Beijing-Zhang1983 chromosome 5, ASM883128v2, whole genome shotgun sequence DNA segment CATCCTTTCTAGGCGGCGCCTATCCGCTTTTCCGGCGGGAATCCTAAAGTTTCCCCCCCGAATTGCGGTTTCCggtgttttatttgattttattttttttcccctttgcaTTTTTTGGTTGCTATTGTGCGTTGGATCGTTTCTGAGTTTTGTTTATGGCGGTTGAATGTAGGGTCTGAACCGACATGGAGTACCGCCCGCTCGACTTGACGGTGATCTCTGCGAAGGACATCAAGGACGTTAACCTCGTCGGCAAAATGGACGTCTACGCGGTGGCGTGGTTGAGCAACGACCCAAGGCAGAAGCAGAAGACCAACGTCAGCCGTGACGGCGGCAAGAACCCGTCGTGGAATTTCACCGTCCGGTTCAACATCGACGAGTCGGCCGCACGGAACGGCGGCCTCATCATCCACATCCTTCTCCGGTGCGAGAAGGCCCTCGGCGACAAGGACGTCGGCGAGGTTGCCGTTCCGGTCAAGGAGCTCCTCGAGAGTGTCGACTCCAAAACCGCTCAATTCGTCAGCTACCAGGTCCGCACCCCGAACCGCAAGCCCAAGGGCACCCTCAACCTTTCCTATAAATTCGGCGAACGGATTGCCGCTCCGTCGGCACCCTATCAAGCGCCGCCGGTAGCGCACTCGGCTTCGTTCGAGAAATCAGACGTCGCAGCCTATCCGCCCACAGCGGTGCCGTACATGGCGCCAGGAGCTTATCCACCTGGCCAAGCATACCCACCTCCACCTATGGGGTACCCACCACCGCCACCTGGAGCCTACCCACCACCGCCACCTGGAGCGTACCCTCCACAGCCAGCGGGTGCCTACCCGCCGCCGCCACCCGGAGCCTATCCGCCACCGCCTCCGCAGGGGGGCTACCCACCGCCCTACGGCTACCCGCCACCTCCTCAGCCTTACGGCTACCCTCCGATGGCGCAACCGCAGCAGCCGCAGAAGAAGAACAAGTTCGGTTTGGGTCTGGGCGCGGGTCTGCTGGGCGGAGCGCTCGGCGGGCTGCTCATCGGCGACATGATCTCCGACGCCGCGGAGTCAAGCTACGACGGCGGGTTTGATGGCGGGTTTGATGGCGGGTTTGACTTCTGATCTCGGTCAATGTGGCCTCGGGTCCCTTCTtcgtcttttttctttttgacttgCTTGGTTGGTGTACATAGGGGAGGGATTGGGCTTTGGTGGCTGGTGATGCGAAATGGATTATCTTCGATCTTCCGATCCTTGTGTGAATCTTCTGGACCTCGTTGTTGCTTGAGCTTTAAATTAGTGCACTTCTATTTCTCGGGTTCTTCGTAGGTAAATTATTTTAAGATATTTTGGGTGCATGAATCGTGATACGTGAATTAACTTGGAATCATCCACCAAAAAGAGGTTTTCTATCGAGTCAGTACATTTATCGCGGCCACGAAATAAAAAGGGGCTCTTATATGCTGTAATGTTCCCCGACTTAAAACAGCTCACTTTTAATCCGAGTCCAAAAcccaattgaagaaaaaaaaaaaaatccaaatcggGTTTCATATAAACTCATTTCTGTCTCCAAACCTGGTTTCAAGCGGcatttttgaatctgaatacaaataaaatcaaaattgacCTAAAACAAGATCCAATTgtgcattattttcttttggattttgagCAATTCGTATCCTGATCGAGATTTACCTAACCCCATATGAGTCGACTGCAACCATGTTGGGTTGGTAACTTCCTAAATCTAACCCAAATTTGGTCAACTTCGAAGTTGGGTTTAGGGCAACTACCACACCAACCAGGAAGTCAGTTCGTGGCCTTGAGGAATTTTGAACGTATTTATTCCCTTCCAGTTTTCTGCTTATTCATAAGCATACTCTTTGATAGGAAAGATAGGGATGTGTACCAAAATAGGTAAATGTAAGGTTATGCACTAATGAGTGCCAATACAGTAGGAgaatagagaaagagaatgaaCAAAACCATAGAAATAGAACACATCGTAGATACGAAGGTCTCTATGAATTGTTAAAAATAATactatatttatttaaaacacaAATTGATATGCAGGCAATGACTAAACAGAAAGctcttaaaaatattcaaaaataatGTGAAATGGCATGTACGCTTTTACATCTGGGCATAGAGCCAGCCCAGCTTGATAAGAAGTTGGGCTTGGGTCGTAGCTTGTAACCCCAACCTAAACTTGgcttgattaaaataaaataatatatttaatgTAATTTAATATATCAATATAATcaactataatatatattattatcattattaaaaataagttatcGACCTTAGTTGGGCTGACTTTGGCAAACACTTAGAGAGGAGGTTTTTCTCTAGTACAATACAACcagtttgaaaaaaataaaaaaatacaggaaaaatatggtaaatttttaaaaattttaaaaaactaaaaatggaggaaaacaaaataaatgagcAACTAATAACACAAgtatcaaaagataagtagatttgtaacaaataaaaaataaaaaaaactaaagaaaatgaaaaaagtgtttttaaaatgtgtttttttgttttaaacatttgttttcaaaaaaatacgtttttcttaagttttaaactgccatttaatttatcgcaattctttggagttttttttttttttttgaaaaaacgctttttttgtgactatagttCCAAACAAAAGCTGCATGGAGGCTATGCCCCCGACccttttattgacaaaaaaaatgggGAAGTAtttgcaaacaaaaaaatgaaatccagCAGGATTCTCCTCAAGAGAAAGTCAACTTAACAAAAAAATCCAAGTGACGCCATATCTACccattttatacaaaaaaaaaaagaaaaaaacatggtcCATAGTAAGAATTTGCAGGAATTGCCTGGTTTCAGCAGCCGACCATTCTCTATGAACCTTTAACTTTGCTGTGCATGGCATCAACCTGAGAAATCTGAGTATGAGAGTTCAATATGGCCTTGACTTGACTTTACAGTCCACTCGGCCTTTCCAATCTCCAGTGTTGGAAGTTAAACCAAACCGAGCGACTCGACCATCCTTGTTGTTTACGAAGGTTTGGCGTCTTTCTGCCAAACAATTAGAGAGCCAGTTAAATGGTAGCCTTAAGAAGGAATTTCAGGTGAGCGGGAGAAAGTCCCGCTGCTATAGTGAAGGCTTTTGTTTCTCTAATACGTTTATGGTTTAAGCTGCTTATTGTGCTTCGAGGTGGCTCTCTGctgtacttcaacttgcatatcgatGTTTGATAACACGAGAGTTTCAAATAAGAACTTGCCTATCAATGCTGCCTGACCTGATTGTTGTGCCAACTCCCTTAGGAATGTTCTATGTGGTTGgttgtttgataataaaaatgttGAACCCAGCATTCTCATTTTCCGTAGTATGACATAGACGGTCTGGATGAGGTCTTGGCATCGGGCTGGCCAGGCCCGACACTCAAAAATCTAGTTCGGACACAGCCCAATACCCAACATCTGAGCTCAGACCCAGCCCGATACCCGACATCCGAGCCCGTGCCCAGCCTGGCCCGATTAggttaacataaaaaaaaatttaaatataaaatataaaatatatgtcattattaaataaacataatgttaaaaaataaatcaggcCGAAGTGGCCCCGTCGGGTCGAGCCGACCTGACTTTTTTCAGCCTAAACCTGGGTCGATACCTGTCTGGTACTCGAGCCCGATGCCTAAGCCTAGCATGGCCAGTAGAAAGCCAGCCAACCGCTAATGTGAAACTCTTTTTGCAAAGTCGATACAGCATTAAAACCGTAGGACGTCTCGACTTCAACCATGCCTAAAGCGAGTCTAGGTAATAGGacttctctttttcataattattgagtttttctatttaaaaatagatgcattttcaaattttatgagtttgctaaaaagaaagaaagaaaatattacaaatatttcagattttttagTTTACGAAAAAGATGACAATGGCACCACGAGTTGCTTCGAAGAAATCACCCAATACAGATTGGAAGATTGTCCACACCACTCTTGGCTAGTTTTCATTATCAGAATCAGAttcctcattcttcttcttttggcttttcCAAGTGGCGAccacaattattttttattagggCTGATGTAATATATATGAATAAGTATTAATCAGGTTAAGATTTACTTAGATTATTGGGGGTGGTAAAAGAAGCACTAAAcaaatgtctctctctctgccccgtgatttttttcaaatttgatctcaaagatgaagCAGGAATGTCAAATCTATACGTGTCattgtgaaaataaattttcgAGATCAGATGATGCATCCCTTTAATTTTCAAAGATGATGGCAAGTTGGTTGTGTTTTCTTGTTAGTTTTCATGTGCATATCCGCCTAGATGTTTGATGGctgttttcatcatttaatattagtttacacattttttatttttttttcaaccgtTTGATAAAGAGTTCTAATTAGATGGGTAAGCGACTCTATCAGTCATTGTCATTCTCTatctctttatctctctatctctttctatatatatatatatatatatatatatatatgtatatatatatatatataaaagtataaAGTTTACCTTCACCTATTAAAGACGACtaaatgcatgaaataaattcGACGACTTCCTTCACTAACATACAatcttttaaatcaaataaaaagttcacggaaaataaatgaatttctGTGTTAAAATACTCACAATTAACCCTGGTCAGCGAGTCCCAACTTGTgtttaattttgttttccttttaactTCTTTCATATCTTCCTCTATGTATCCATTAGTTGTTAATAAAGGTAGGAAGCCTATATTCCAGCCATGCTTTATCGAAACACCTGATCGGCCAATTGAAAGTTTGTTACAAAAAAATCACTAGGAGGTCGTGCTTAAGGGGCATAATGTAGCTGGTAGGACTAAGACTAAGCGTTGAGTCATGGTACCCAACGCGTATCTGGTATCCGGCTCGAAAAAATCAGTTCGAGCTGgcccaatttattttttattatttttatttaataataagatatattttatttatttaaaatatattttatatttaaaatttttaattttatatttaaaaaatattttttattttaaccaggtTGGGCCGAGCCCGAACTCAATTTTAGAATTTCAGGCCAACGTGATGCTCAGGCTAAGGTTGGAGTCACAAACTTGTGAAAGTCTGGTCATCGATTTGATTCATGCAGGCAATATTCTTCTAGAATGCAAGACGCAGATGCACGCTATACCTCCATACTGTTGTCCACTATGTCATAAAGCAACCCAAACCTTCAAGAACAAGGGGAAAAAAGGATCAACCTCAATAGAATATCTACACAAGGAGGCGGTTATAAGTATGGatgttgaaatttgaatttgcaGTCGTCTAGTAGGGTACAGATCTGTTTCAAATCAGTGTAACCTTTATATTcaatatttgaatatgaattaaATAAAGCCTATGCCATATATGAGCATgattttttagattttgaatccaaatatgacctttagattcaaaattggatCTGAACTATATAATAATATGTTGCCTACCAACTTTtaaaatgtatggatattaAATATAAGATACTTATTTGAAACTAAACCGGAATTCACAGCCCAacttgataaaatatttatttaaaataaaatccgGTTAGATGTTATttctaaattcaaatccgatcacAATTGTTAATCTTATTagaatctcttttaatatgcaattttttttccaaagaaaccATTCAACCAGATATCTCTTATATTGTCTGATTAAAAGCCAAAGTCTAccattttttctctcattctcttaaGGTATCATGTCTGCTTTCGTGTCTCGAGTTTTTCAACTTGAATATCAATATCATACCCTTTTACAGCATGGGAACTTGATGCTTTGGGTGTCTCGGAGTTTTTCAACTTGAGTATCAATACCTAACCCTTTTACAGCATGGGAACTTGATGCCATCTAAGCTCCAAACGAAAACTGGTCGCTAGCTACCCTTGTCCTGTCTGTTGTACCAACTCCCTTTAGAATGATCCGAATATAATCCATTGACATCTGATCATACAATAGCTTTAATATGATAATAAGGGGTAATCCATATAACTACTGCGTTTCCTACCGCGGAAAATGGGCAAACTGTCACATATGTTCATTAGCGTAactacatataggctggtgtgggcaactgtccacactagcaacaaattttttatttatttttacataaattttttataattatttacttatttatatatgtcgTGTCCcttcaaaaataagaatttttataACAGCGCCTGGTGCTCCGGCACGGCATAGGGCTTTAGCAGCTCCACCATTGCATCAAAGGGAAGCTGACCTAATTTTGTACTTTGAAATGAATGGCGTGTGCGCCCATCCATGtcaatatttcttttttgcGTCAGAATGGATAAGGATGGAGTCAGGATATGGTTCCCACAGTACATGATGGACGTGAATTTGAGTTTTTAATATGGTTGCCTTTTGAGAGCATTTCCAACGATGGATGTCACAGGACTGGATTGGAATCAAATGTACTATTAACTATGATTCTTTTCTCAATATGTTTATATGTTTAGATTTAaaaggattcaaatatgaatgaataCAAGTCAAATGTCTAAATTATTTGTAaacatccaaatttgaattccaacTGAATCCAGATGACTTTCAGAATGTAACGGCATTGAATATACAATATGTGTTTAAAAATACAGCTGCTTTGAATCTAAAGATCAGATACTTGTATATAgtaggggccttggcccccctcagattttaaaaattttaaaaattgttatgtaaatataaaagaaaaaaaattaaaaattttattttgattaatgttaaaattttgaattgacccttacaacaaaaaattcttgaCTTTGCCCCTGTATACCTGAATTTGAATATTATCAGACGtcatttttaaaatcataatcaaatttttgatcagatattaatttgtttttctatccaacttttttttttttaaatggctTCATAGAATAACCATTCTAAATCCGATATCTGGACATTTTTATTTCCAACTCCGTACGTTGGCAAAGCTGTTAAATGCATGCGTGTTCTATCCGGCCTGATTGAATCCACCTGGTTACAATATTACGGTAGATTCATTTGATTGCCTCATATTTTGTCCTATATTTTTACATCCGAACGTCACACAAATCGAGGCACGAGTTCCTAATGATTTTCTTCAGAAGGGAGGGAACATggacctcttttttttttttttattaaaattcaGTTTGCATTTGGCcccattttaaaaaagaattttacaaaaagttatatttaaattttaaaaaattttacttgttttgtataaaaattttgaaatatctcACCCCtagttaaaatttgaaaactttaatttaatCGTCTCATCAAAAATTTTTGACTCTGGCTTTGCTGATTATGTTGATCATAAACCATTTTCACAACACTACATTTAGAGCTATGAcctctttaatttttctaataGAACATTTTCACGCCAAGAGCTGGAGGATCATCTTGTATGGTTATGAGTTCGATTCCTTAAATGTAATTCTTCTAAGTTTTATGAGATGCAACATGAAACCGAATTATTGTCAAATTATAAAGTATGAGAAACCGAATTTTAATggtaaaaaaagttaaaaatcagGATTTCCCAAGAAAAGTGGAAATGAATTCCAGCATGCTTGTTAACCATGGATGACGACGCTCCTGGGAAACGTTCCCCTCAGCACCATGGTTTTCCAAAGAGAAAATTTCTCTCGCTTCCCTTCCTCACCAGGCGAACGAGTCTCCCATCACAATTTCATCGGTTTCGAAACTTCCAACTGAAGACAAAAGCTGTTGTCCTGACTTGGTCT contains these protein-coding regions:
- the LOC116255317 gene encoding protein SRC2 — its product is MEYRPLDLTVISAKDIKDVNLVGKMDVYAVAWLSNDPRQKQKTNVSRDGGKNPSWNFTVRFNIDESAARNGGLIIHILLRCEKALGDKDVGEVAVPVKELLESVDSKTAQFVSYQVRTPNRKPKGTLNLSYKFGERIAAPSAPYQAPPVAHSASFEKSDVAAYPPTAVPYMAPGAYPPGQAYPPPPMGYPPPPPGAYPPPPPGAYPPQPAGAYPPPPPGAYPPPPPQGGYPPPYGYPPPPQPYGYPPMAQPQQPQKKNKFGLGLGAGLLGGALGGLLIGDMISDAAESSYDGGFDGGFDGGFDF